The Euleptes europaea isolate rEulEur1 chromosome 7, rEulEur1.hap1, whole genome shotgun sequence genomic sequence GTTGCTTGCAAACTGTTGGTCTCCTGGggggcaaaaaaaaatctgttattcCCTCTACAAAAGGAGCCCCTGTTGTTGTTACTCCAGGCTCCTCTCCTGTGATCCGGCCTAAACGGCGTGAGGGTGTGGGAGGATTTAAAATTGGGAAAGGAAGACGAGGATCTTCCTTCCTTTTTGTAAGATCTGGGGAGCaccttctttttatctttgttCTCGACTAGAATTTTCTCTAGTTTTTCCCCAAAGAGCTTTCCCCCCGTGTAAGGGTAGGACATAGTCAGGGTCTTGTTTTTGATTTCATTCTGCCAGGGGCGCATCCAGAGTGCCCTTCTAATGGCAATGTTGGAGAAGGttgccctggctgcaaaagaCATGGCATCTAGTGAGGCGTCGGCCATAAAGGCAGAGGCCTTGAGGAGTCTATTAAGCCCCTCTGAGAGTTTGCGGTTGTCTCCTGTATATAATTGAATGCTTTTCCTGAGCCACACTATGGAGGCTCTGGCCATGATTGAAATCGCTTCGTAGGCTTGGATGGCCAAGGTAGAAGCCTCATGAACCTTTTTGGATAAGATTTCGGCCTTCCTGTCTAATGGATCCCTGATTGTCCCCATGCCATCCTCGGAAGGTAGGTCCGAGGAGTGAACAGCCGCAACAGAAGCATCTATGAGGGGGAGTTGGAAGAGAGACATGGCCTGTGGGACCATGATATATAGCTTCTTTGTGCTGGCAGGGAACTGCCTATTAGCAAGAGGCTTGTCTAGTTtggtttgaacttgggtctcgaAGAACTCTGGGAATGGAATTTCCCATATACGTGGTTTGGTGCTTGGAAAAAATTCCTTTGCCCCTTTCTTTCTGGTCTTGGGTTTGGGGTCGGTTACTGGGTCTGGGTCCTCATTGAGGTCCAGAGCTATCAGGGCCTTGTTTAACAGGCCTTGAAAATCCTCAGCTAAATATAGGCAAGGATGTTGTTCCTCCAGAAGGACTGGGATGTCCTCGTCGGAGtcaaactctccttcttctctgcTGTCTGTATCAGAGACTACTGATGAGAATTCTTCTACAGCCTGGAGAGGTTGGGTGGAAGGTTGGGCTTTCAATGCCGCTTTGGTGCGCCAGTGTGGGCCTCTGTGCGCATCATGTTCCCCCTGCccctgttgtggagggggggttAGAAAGAGAGTGACTTGGATCACTATcttggtgtggaggggggagggtaaCGGGAGCAAAAGATTCCCTGAAGGCATTGAGCATTTGAGCTTGTTTATCTAGTACCCCGTTAAATAAACTAAGCATTTCCCTCCTAGTAACTGGAGCCTCAGGCTCCGAAAGCAATACATTACCCCCCTGTTGAAATTCGGATGAAGCTGAGGTGCCCTCTTTAGGCGGGCTCCGCGAGGCCAGGACCGCGTCGGGCACCTGCTTCgcgccattttgaggcggctcCTCAGAGTGCGCCTTTTTTGAGGCGGACGGCTCCGCGCGTTGCGGAATCGCCGGTCTGGCCGCTATTGTGCTCTTTGCGACGACGTCCTGTCAAAGCAACGAGGGCCGTGTCGTGATCTTCCTCAGACAGAAGGTCCGAGTCCAAATCTCTCCTGCCGTCCACCATCTTGCCCAGTGGGGCGATGTGGGGGCGGAGAGGGAAGGCAAGACGGAGGTTTgagggaaaaggagagaggagcGTTCGCGGCCGAAAAAACGGCCGGCGGGAGCAAGGGAGGATAAAATCGAACAGACAGGGGAACAAAATTAACACAGACGGTAACACACAGGGAAAAATTTTTTCTCTCGAGGTCGGAGTTCTAAGATGAAGCTGCCACCCtaacaaggcaggacggaaactgggtttcccgcccagggagacagtaAGTTGAAGGGAAatttttttagtcctgcctccctgggcacgtgatagtAATACCCGCGactgacaagatgcccttccacccagaaccgagaaGTAGTGGCATTTCTTTAATATTTGGCCCTTATATTCCTAAATTAACACAGAATCAGAAATAATAGAAAACAGCTGGTTTTAGACTAcagtttgttgaatatttaaAGCTCTACAAATAATCTTTGTTCTATAGACACAGGACTAAGTGAATAAAACTCTTCAGCTGTTTTCACAAGATACTTTGCATTAAGGATTAGATGGCATACGAAGAAGTTAGAAACCAAGCAAAAGACTGCATGTGAAGGTATACAAGCTCATCTTAACCGAGGCAATACAATCTATTTTGAATTCtgaaaagaattttaaattttacttcGATATCAGAGGCAATACTTTGTAACCACTATAAAATTAGAGATTTTTAACTTCTTCCCTCCCTTTACTATTTGGAGTTTCTGTAAACATCAAAAGTGCTTTTACCACCCAAATACAAAATGATTTCCATAGCACAGCTGCCAGAAGCGATGCCCCTCTAAGGCAAGCTTAATGTTGTGGTGTGGAGAACTGCAGCCCACATACCCTATTCCCAAGCAATTGGCTGCCACAATGTGTCTTAGAACCACACTCTTTGGATTGCttttttaattgctgcagaaaAAAAACAATCTGTCACTCTTCATTTAATAAACTCAAGGTATTTATGGTTTCTTCTTCTCTCCGAGTAAATTCCTTTTTCCTCACAAGGAAAACAACCCATCTaggtttttttattttctcaagtGCCCAAACAGAAAATGATGAGGTCCATTTCCTTAATACTGCTCTCCTAGATACTTATAAATCCAGCTGTAACAGCAGTCAGAGATCTTTTTGGCGTGACCAAAAGTACCAAAGGATGCTATAAAGTAAACTATCAGTGCATGACAACTGAAGTTCTTGGCTTGGTTTCAGCCTGCCATCAGTTCAGCCTGGAACGGCTGGTACACTCAAGAGTTTCATTACCACTGCATTTATAACTAAGGGGCAATAACACTGTGGCAAACTCCCAAGGTGTTCCTTTTTTTACATCTTCAAAAAAAATCCATCCTCAGCAAAAAGACAGACAACTGTCTCAAACGTTCCATCCTATTCTCTGGAACAGATAGATGATACCATTTTCCAGAATCAGTCCACTCACAATGGCCATCAGACAAAGCTTTCGACTTGTATTCAAGGTAACTGCAAAAGAAAAGACAAATGGGATGGGCAGCATTCCAAAAGGTTTGATACAGTGGGTAGAAATGAATTAGTTTGGACACAATCCTATTTCCAGTTAATACTTGAATACCTATGAATAATGGCTTGGATCTAGCAGAACATGCccacagatggaaggatttctaccCATGGAACATTACTTTCTCACTTCCCCCCTCTCACTTTATTACAAAATGCTCCCAatgctccagtggatccaagccagatCCCTACACAATTTGGAACGTGTAACATCAAAAACTCTTACTAGAGTTTCAAATGTTGATCGTTCATGATAGTTCTAACCTTCCtttcttcaaaaaagaaaaaaaaagaaaaaaagaaaaaagtatcaaGGATAACTTGTTATTGATAACATAAATCAAACCCTATTCTTAACCTAGATGCCCAAATGGAGATGGGGGGAAAATCAGATGTTGAGCCAAACTGCTTCTCCAACACCAACATAGGTTCAAATACAAATGTGTCACTGACTCAGATAAGGTCAACTGAACCCCATCTCTTGAGGACAATGCATTTGTCTCAAAAACTTACTAACCAGTATTAATATCTGTCTTGTTAGGATTCATACTCAATAGGTCCACTCTTAGCTGCTTGTTCACAGCTGCCAGGCACTGATCTGGGACAGTGACAGTTACCACTGATGGCGTAGATAAAGATATATACAGCCTGGTGTCATTGGCACGCTGATGATCCCCAACTCCAAAACGATGGATGATCTCTTAAATGTTTCACATGAAGACTAAACAGCAGAAGAGATAACACAGAGCCCCTCTGTGCCCCTCTCCACCGCCAGCCCCATCCACCCAGAGCTTTGGGGAGAGACTTATAGGAGGAGCACACAGGGAAAGTAAGTCCCTTTGGCTGGGTGCAGTtgaaggaaggcctgcaaggTAGAGGAGGTGCCAGTCCAGGAATGCCATCCCAGTGCACCTGGCATGGGGGGGAAGCAAGCTCACTGCTCTTTTCCAGGCAAAGACTGCAGGGCTGTTGGGCAATCTGGCCAGCAGAGAGTGCAGTAgctcctgcttcccccctccaaagctcaTGTGGCAGCAGGGGGCGGTAGCATCTCTTGCTCCTCCTCCCCCGGCCTCCTCTTCCTCACCTTCCTGCACTGTCCTTGGCAGAGAGGGAGGCAGCAGCGGCTCCCATTCCTCCTCAGTGGCCTGTCTGCTCAGGTGGCAGATGAGGGGGCATTGAGAGACAGCGGCAGCAATCCTCCTACTCCCCTCACCCATCAGCTCGTGCAGCAGCTCctaccctgcctgcctgcctgatgcAGAGGTGGGCAGCCGCTCCTGGCTTCAGAAACAGCAGCTGAGATCTTGGTTTTTATATACAAGTTAAATTTACATTTGAAGACATATTgtgaatttttctgcaaacctggtggattctccccccccccatttgcagaAAAACTACTCATATCTGTACCTGGCCCCATACTCTGCATCTATCACTCTGCATGGAAGCCAAGTTCAGAATTACATATAGGACAGAATCCTTCCTGAACCAGAAGTGATTTTACTTGGACTTCTTCAAGACTTGGTAAATAAAGAACACCAAGAACAGATCTGGAATTTATTAACATTCCATTGGCAATTGGCTGAAGAAACAGATTCCACGGCACATAAGAGTGGCTCAGAGAAGTATCAAATGTAATACATGTGAATAAACCCACCTATTATGTACATGTCTCAGGCAAAACCAGTAACAAATTTTATAACCTACCCACCCCAGTACCCCTACTGATTAAAGTTCACCCATTTATAATGCcagattatattttaaaaaatcaattctgGCTGAAAACATAATGTACAAATTCAGGTCAGCTGTTACACACTTCAGACTCTTTCCACTAGAGTTTATGACTCAGGGAATAAAATTTAGCTTCTCTGGAGTTTTATAGCTTGATGCTCGACACGTCAACATGGGGATGAACCTGGATTAGCTGTACGCTAGGACTGAAAGAATGTGTCAGATCTTGGACTATTTCAGAACACAATTATAATAGTAGCAGAAAACGAGAAAGATACCTCTAATTGCCTGAGAATTTGATGTCAAGACAAATACTTTAATGAGCTTGAGGCACAAATGAGTATAGTCATGCTCCCAAATAACAGCTGGAATCAGCAGAAGTTTCCCGTAACTAGACAGCAGCAGCGCTTTCAGGAGCAAGAAGACATCTGCTTTGGTTTTCAGGACTGTTGGTCTTGCCAACCACAGAGTGGTGAAGATGCCAATCAAAAAGGCAGTTTGTTCTGAATGGAAGAGGGATGAAAAAAGCCATGTTAAGAACTGAGATTTTGAAGTGTTCCTTAAAAGATCGCTTTTTAAATAAGAAGTTTGTACAACATTTTACTATGTATATTCACAAGATGCCTTCAAAGTAGTTTTGATTAGAAATATGCACTTTTTGGGATTGAACCGTATTGAAGCGTATTGAACCGTTGGCAACAGGTTTTTAGCAGGATCATCCAAATATATGCAAAGACACAACCAATAATACCTCTAATCTCCTTCAAAGAACTGCAAAGTGACCTTTGCAGGGGCACCAAGATTTTTCAGGCTCCTTTGCTCCACAGTAGCCTTCTGTGCTCGCCCGAAAGCCTCAAGCGCAACAACTGACAAAGGGTTGTGGCTTGTACTTATACACCATATTTGCAACAcagctcaaagcagtttatgatTAAAACAAAGCGCAATAACCAAGCAAATTCAGTGGAAGCTGAGAGAGAAATAGTGAACGAACATTACAACACATCCATTTTGCATTTGCGATTTAAAGGCACTTCAGACAGGTCTAAAATGCATTAAAGTACGCTTTTAAAAGACTATTTGGCAGCAACGACAAATAACCTTTGGTCTTACCCAGGGATGCTATTCCAAACATTCGATAAAAATCCCATTCTTTGGCATATCTAATTAAATCATCAGGGTCAGGGCTTTGGCTTGAATCCTGCAGCTGTAACCACCTGAGATAAGCGTCACAAAGCAGGCAAAATATGCAGAGCTTCCCTTGGATCTCGGGGATAAAAGAACTGTTAGTGTCAGAAGCGTTCATTTCAATTAAAATAGCCTCTTGGCTTCCACAGCCCTCAGCCTCACCACCCTCACCTGCAATTGCAAAGAACACTGTTTTGCTAGGTTCTATAAGGCTAACTGTGAAATGTCCCCTTTAAAGCCAGATTTGCACTTTTCTCATGTTGGGAAGAGGAGGAATGACCGAagcagaaaagaaggggaggTGACCCTGGGCATAAATCCACAGGCCAACCTTTCAGCTCTTCCCCCAGAATGGTCTTGGAGCGTACAAAACCTGGCACTAACAGCAggggaagtagaagaagaagagttggtttttatatgccgactttctctaccacttaaggaagaatcaaaccgacttactatcaccttcccttccccacaacagacactctgtgaggtaggtgtggctgagagagctgtgactagcccaaggtcactcagctggcttcatgtgtaggagtggagaaactaacccggttctctagatcagagtccaccactccaagccaccgctcttaaccactacaccacgctggctctcgtgtcTTGGGAGCACCCTTTCACAGTTGCTCTTTCTTCCCCACCAATCCTAGGCACGGACTATAACAAATGTGGGAAATGAGAGAGAAGCAAGTTGCGTGTAGACTCGACTGGTTTGTACTGGTTCCTCCCTTTTCTGAACCTACTACTGAACCTGATGTGAGAGTTGAGATGGCCTGGAGTAAATGGCAGGATCACAGAGCAGGTACAGATGTTGGGGAAGGGATCCGGCCCCCAAAGCATTCTCTACCACCCATCAAACTGCTAGGTCCTTATTGAATTGACTGTTATAAAAGATCTACCTGAAAACAGTTCAGGAGTTTTGCTCTggtaagcagcagcaggaggcacAAGGAACAAATACTCACAACACAGAATTTAGACTATATAAAGGAGATCATTAACAACAAGAGAGGCCAGGCTACCATGGCCCTTTTTATGAGTATACTCTCAAGTGGCTATCCTTTTGCAGTTCAGCTCTGAAGAGCACTAACAGCAAAGCTCTTTGGAAAAGGGAACACATTAAGGCAAACCTATAATAGATCTTACTAGCAGTACAATGGGCCAACAGTGTTAATAATGCAACAAGCTGAACACGCAAAGCCTAATTCATTTAGCTCAATTTCTATTTTGCCCTTTCCCAATGGCTCAGGGCAGATCATATTTGCACGCAAGATACCTAATTAATTTCAAAGTGCCCCTATGCCTGCTTAATCCTGGCTTCTGAGGgaagttttattgttttttctggAAAGTACTCTGGTTCAAATGTTCTGACAGACATTTAGGGGCAATTCTAGGGAGCGTCCTCTCTATACACTCTCCTTGCTACTGAACTTGGTACATGGATAGTAGGCACTAGCCTTTAACATTTGTGATGATATCAAGGATTTTTGTAAGTGTTTCTCTTCAGCCACTGTTAGGATGTACGGGCTCTTCTCCCACTCAAAGCCGAACACAACGGCCCTAACATGGctttttctaaaaacaaaacctGGCACTAAGAAAACAGTAGGGAAAGTAGAAGATGACAAAACCCTGCTTCAACGTTTGGGTTTCAACATGTGAAAGGAATGAGGCTACAACTGAAGGTACAAGcctctcattggccatttatgcttggtaattagaagCGTGTTCCAGGCTCAAGTgctccgcatattttttttgtttttcacggtgaaccgtcgttcaggaagtgactgcgaagccagcgcatacctgctttgcatttcttaagagcaccTTTAACGCGAccgtttgtgtttgctccgcccccgcctcgaagaatcccctcaaggaagcatgcaaaatcacagccatgtgttagctatgcaaacggtggttgctaatggagggaacgaaggagcaggcgagtgggggtagAATTGCTCCTTTTGCGTTGgggccatgaataggcattttaaaggccgtgtttaaaaaaaagagctgtgCGCGagtatcaaaattgaccctgaataaatggccattgtgttttTTTCACAGAAGGAATGGTCTCTTACGCACACACATGTGACCACCACATTTCTGAATATGCACTGCAAGAGTAACTCATGCTACTGGCTTCCAGACAGATGCGAACCATGGAACTACTTCCATTAACAAGCCGTCTGACTGTCAGCTCAACTATTGTTATGTAGGCACGAGAGTGACTTTCATGAGTCCCATTCTCAAAAACACCACACACAAGAAGCAACTTTTAGGAGCCCAATGAAACTCAGTATCGCTAGCTCACTGAAAGGAAGTGGGGGTAAGAATTGGTTGCTGGCAATGTGTCACAGACTAAATATTTTCATTATTACTTTCATTGACTTGTAATAAGATCTACGTATCTTATAATAAATTAAGGTAAGAAAAAAGGaacttacatttatctttgtattGAACAGAATATGCCTGTAGGCCTGTGCTTTGCATAAAATAGCATTAATTAAGATTATAACAGGATCATATTCAATGTATTTGTCCACTGGTTTCTGGCAGGatttctgaaaataaaaaaagcagAAGTTAAAATGCTTATTAAGGTTCTTGTAAATCACACACAGCAGTCCCTAGGTTGGGTAACAAAAAATATTCTGAGCTTTATCTTCCCGGAATGGTTTTCATCTCAAATTTTCTCAAAAGCAAAGACAAATAGGAGAAACAGTTTCAAGTTTCATCCAGCATTAAACTCAGGCATTAAATTCATATACATCacaaggcagagaaagagagctatttgccaactgccagattcTGAAGGAATGTACTAGGACCTCATATTCTTACCAAAGCTGTATATTTTGGCCAAGTGAAGTTGTTTTGATACAATGCGCAAAAATAGTCATTTAGAATTAATTTTAACGTATGTATGAAATAGACAAGCGGGTTTATTTCTTAAAACAAACTGATTGCCAGCGTTCATAAACAGTTGGCAGACTGCTAACACTGTGCAGAAATATAATTTTGGTGACCAGCAGGCAAACTTCCAGAATACTCAatctcacatttttaaaaagtcacccaTCAAATAAAGAAATAGAGTGCTTCTCTAAAAACAGCCACAGCTCTTGTGGCGAAATGAAGTACCAGTTTTATGAGTTGGAAATGCACATGAGTGAGAGATGAGAAATTTCTGGGAATTTTGACGCCATTGAAAACAAATTGCAAGGAAGGAAATGCTggggaaaactgaaatatatgccgTACTTATTTCTTAAGGCCTACATTGGATCAGGACATTTTTAGTCAGAAAAGTACAACTTTTTTACATGGCGAATGACAATCACAGAAGAAATGGTGTTGCTCTAATACCAAGGTGTGATATAGCACAGGGACTATAATACAAAGACTGACcaaaagttggacaataaagaaaactgacaggaagaaagttgattcatttgaaatgtggttttggaagTGAGTACCTCCCTGAAataccgccctgacctggatggcccaggctagcctgatctcgtcagatctcagaagctaagcagggtcagccctggttagtatttggatgggagaccaccaaggaataccagggttgctgtgcagaggaaggcactggcaaaccacctctgtttctctcttgccatgaaaacccaaaaaaagggtcgccataagttcgctgcgacttgaaggcactttacacacacacactacacatACCATAGACTACCCAAaggacaaataagtggattctagatcaaatcaagcctgaattctctctaaaagctaaaatgactaaactgagggtatcTATCGTGtgttggtcacattatgacaagacaagagtcactggaaaagacaataatgtcaggaaaaattgaaggcagcaggaaaaaaggaagacccaacatgagatggatcgacgtttgcaagacctgagcaaggctgttaacgataggactttttggaggacattaattcatagggttgccataagttggaagcgacttgactgcacttgacacacacacacaaattaatttTACTTTTGTAACAACTTATAATGCAAAGTTTTTATGTTGGTTAGCATACAGAATTGCGTATTTATGAAAATTAATGCCTTTGTTGTTAGTTTTTTTACAAACAACATTAGAAATACACTCTGTCCCGTCAACAGAGGTACAAACTGCTGCATCCTATACTACCTTAGGACATGTATCTTATTTTTGGCCATCGGAGATGGAGGGGAAAAGTACACGTTGAAAACAGAAATATCTGTATACCACACATTCTGAGTAAGTAAACAGCTTGTCTTTTAAagtatttcactcattccaagaaagaaaatattttatagcaACTTTATTCAACACTCTCCAAAATTTCCAAAGATTACCTGGGGAAATGTTTTCAAAAGCCGTAGAAATTTTAAAACACTTTTCCATTTCCCTCAGGTATTCACCTCACCTGAAAATTCCTCCTTGCCAGGCAACAGGTAAAAAGACTTATGTTGTTTCTATAtcacaattatttatttacttatttatttgatttatatcccacccctccccagcaatgCCAGGCTCGGAGTGGCTAACgtattacaaaattttaaaacgtACAATTTCAATTATAATTCTTCAGCATCTTAACAAGTCTAATGGTGCCCTTAATCGTGCCGGTTGAGTAGAAATAAGGGGAGGGATCAGGTTAGGAACAGG encodes the following:
- the ARV1 gene encoding protein ARV1; this encodes MEAPRAYRCIECNGKATELYRDYQRGVLRISICKSCQKPVDKYIEYDPVIILINAILCKAQAYRHILFNTKINIQGKLCIFCLLCDAYLRWLQLQDSSQSPDPDDLIRYAKEWDFYRMFGIASLEQTAFLIGIFTTLWLARPTVLKTKADVFLLLKALLLSSYGKLLLIPAVIWEHDYTHLCLKLIKVFVLTSNSQAIRVTLNTSRKLCLMAIVSGLILENGIIYLFQRIGWNV